One segment of Penaeus vannamei isolate JL-2024 chromosome 3, ASM4276789v1, whole genome shotgun sequence DNA contains the following:
- the Slik gene encoding STE20-like serine/threonine-protein kinase isoform X8 has protein sequence MPLISKFKDIFKGGSSAKKKKLFHNVRLDNPEDFWDIVGELGDGAYGKVYKAIHKETKQYAALKQVVLEAEEDLETFMIEIDILSECKHENIVELLEAYHFDGKLWMYLEYCDGGAMDSIMVDLDRPLTEPQIAYVCKYLCRALVYIHSNKVIHRDLKAGNVLLTMDGGVKLADFGVSAKNKNTYDKRGTFIGTPYWLAPEVILCETFIDAKYDYKADVWSLGISLIEFAQMDPPNHEVSPVRVMLKIQKSEPPKLDYPSRYSKEFNDFIAKCLTKDPALRPSATELLKHPFIDREVDVKYIRDLLLEYKAEVVEEDVEEDADRTSRHSQDDSSQDYTFPIISANTTKDQETNNKERIEEEKPPSPRKEEKEVVPPVPGERRLSKGPAPSPPVTGSPASTPTSSASSTPSKKGPAPAVPASTISSKPRAPSPVDAPSDGLVADPVVSTPINTSKQVTSTPSGKGPAPKPAPICESPVPKEKPPPTVSMADIPDQKLVSEKAESQPIASPVVEEKKTVEEEKMEVDEKVHVEPHTQKPKKGSELDVVDNLSQKSSVSLIQEEQTVSKVVATVPKAASTITSEPDKVKVNDEKLSDTQQKANSAPLVHSTEIETFPTSPVVYSPIVPSVESQGNRQDTEKKDNSVSDSQVPQVASVPAPVSLSPEPAETIIASIGSEGTVIVRTPTPTPPEPTQSQPVKKESIVTYSEAEEQAVRILESAIESAVETASNRSSQDEGEEANVTLAGTSVILTPDHVEEEESTVLVSAVQDKDEGVVEVQVITNDGHKLDESEVVISNSSILTNDADSQPEAASKSRYEITLEEVDDVGVATRAKNVNDTTHISVVAVDDLAEAAELPKQTPTKAQEAPTWPVSEQQTNTTSKLPSQNENDNHGHLETSSNISNMSNLSAGTPSTGRSVSSAEEENRPTMSLLIEGTTVGATDVDDDVFDHSEHNESKTPKDNQTRPVLIRESTVESEVSIESGFSTGSTLSTPTHQNIPARNNTTVAGSPGLKILPNGIGKDNHKLSEKSDWDNVSTASSEKENKPREREEEPAEEVVLRRPPAGDKQDVALKPVDKNRENRAARTKEENDLVALRKKTRKRTRKFVIDGVVVTTTTSKVIYGDDEDGTLSSGHLARKQELRELKILQKQEQKQFQELAVKANFAKIEQEKKFEAEKQQLLRGYDTEVEALNRQQKQQVEKAEAQQEIELKNASKKIRAEQERELKAFRESLKTELKLLKQEIDLLPKDKRKEAFKTRKERLDHEQSEREKTFLERLNEAHEMSLKRLGDDHRERIALLERQFLQQKHQLLRSRESALWEMEERHLHEKHQLAKRQLKDIFFLQRHQMLLRHEKELEQVKRVNQQKEEELIKRQQIEKRQLPKRIRQEMKARELMFRESMRISTTHLPDSHDDEKDKIRKFQENEKRRYEAEKRRAEQKHKHKLEELQAASEYAIKELEQLQNEKRKMLMEHETYKLKSQDEEYQREVREWKENLKPRKQGLEKDFHADWIFAQRTHLDYQKLEEEFEKQLNEQEQFYGAYLCRGLSASVTPSQSTSSLARSNAS, from the exons ATGCCACTCATCTCCAAATTCAAAGACATCTTCAAAGGTGGCTCATCTGCAAAGAAGAAAAAGCTCTTCCACAATGTGCGGCTTGATAACCCAGAAGACTTTTGGGATATTGTGGGAGAATTGGGAGATGGAGCCTATGGAAAAGTTTACAAG GCTATACACAAGGAGACAAAGCAGTATGCTGCCCTCAAGCAGGTGGTGCTGGAAGCAGAGGAAGACCTTGAAACATTCATGATTGAGATTGACATCCTCTCAGAATGCAAACATGAAAACATTGTTGAACTTCTTGAAGCTTATCATTTTGATGGGAAACTTTGG ATGTATCTTGAGTATTGTGATGGAGGTGCCATGGACTCCATTATGGTGGACCTGGATAGACCACTAACAGAACCTCAGATAGCTTATGTTTGTAAATATCTCTGTAGAGCActagtatacatacatagtaaTAAG GTGATCCATCGTGATTTGAAAGCGGGTAATGTGCTACTAACCATGGATGGCGGAGTGAAATTAG CTGATTTTGGAGTGTctgccaaaaacaaaaacacatatgaCAAAAGAGGGACATTTATTGGAACTCCTTACTGGCTAGCACCAGAAGTCATTCTTTGTGAAACTTTTATTGATGCCAAATATGATTACAAG GCTGATGTATGGTCACTTGGTATATCGTTAATAGAGTTTGCACAGATGGATCCGCCAAATCATGAAGTCTCACCCGTCCGTGTTATGCTCAAGATCCAGAAGTCTGAACCACCCAAACTAGACTATCCTTCCAG ATATTCCAAGGAGTTCAATGACTTCATTGCCAAGTGCCTTACAAAGGATCCAGCTCTTAGACCAAGTGCTACTGAACTTTTGAAG CACCCATTCATTGACAGAGAAGTGGATGTGAAGTATATTCGTGACCTGTTGTTAGAGTACAAAGCAGAGGTTGTTGAGGAAGATGTTGAGGAGGATGCAGAC CGCACTTCCCGGCATAGTCAAGATGATTCTAGTCAGGACTACACCTTCCCCATTATCTCTGCCAACACCA cTAAAGATCAGGAGACCAACAACAAGGAGAGGATTGAAGAAGAGAAACCTCCTAGCCcacggaaggaggaaaaggag GTGGTGCCACCAGTCCCAGGTGAGCGGCGGCTTTCTAAGGGGCCAGCTCCCTCTCCACCAGTTACCGGCAGTCCAGCCAGCACACCCACTTCTAGTGCTTCCTCTACACCCTCTAAGAAAGGCCCTGCACCAGCTGTCCCGGCTAGCACCATCTCCTCTAAACCTAGAGCTCCATCACCAGTGGATGCGCCTTCAGATGGCCTTGTAGCAGACCCTGTAGTTAGCACTCCCATCAACACCAGTAAACAGGTGACGAGCACACCCTCAGGGAAGGGCCCAGCACCCAAACCTGCGCCTATCTGTGAGAGTCCCGTTCCAAAGGAGAAACCTCCACCGACAGTGTCCATGGCAGACATTCCAGATCAGAAACTTGTAAGCGAGAAGGCTGAAAGTCAGCCCATTGCATCTCCTGTTgttgaagagaagaaaacagtcgaagaagaaaaaatggaagtagATGAGAAGGTCCATGTAGAACCACATACTCAAAAGCCAAAGAAGGGATCTGAGTTAGATGTTGTTGATAATTTATCACAGAAGAGTAGTGTATCATTAATCCAGGAGGAACAGACTGTTAGTAAGGTAGTAGCCACAGTCCCAAAAGCAGCTTCCACAATAACATCAGAGCCGGATAAAGTTAAAGTAAATGACGAAAAACTTAGCGACACCCAACAGAAAGCTAACTCAGCACCGTTAGTTCATAGCACAGAAATTGAAACATTCCCTACTTCACCTGTTGTGTACAGTCCAATAGTTCCTTCAGTAGAATCACAAGGCAATAGACAAGATACCGAGAAGAAAGACAACTCTGTAAGTGATTCCCAAGTTCCACAAGTAGCGTCAGTGCCAGCTCCTGTGTCGTTGTCCCCAGAGCCAGCCGAAACTATCATTGCCTCTATAGGCAGTGAAGGCACAGTAATTGTCcgcaccccaaccccaaccccgccAGAACCAACACAGAGCCAGccagtaaagaaagaaagcattGTTACGTACTCTG AGGCAGAGGAACAAGCAGTGCGCATCCTTGAGTCTGCGATTGAAAGCGCCGTTGAAACTGCATCCAACAGGAGTTCacaggatgaaggagaggaagccaACGTGACCCTTGCAGGTACCTCAGTGATACTTACTCCAGaccatgtggaggaggaggagagcactGTTTTGGTGTCAGCTGTTCAAG ATAAAGATGAAGGTGTGGTGGAAGTTCAAGTTATCACTAATGATGGCCATAAGCTTGATGAAAGTGAAGTTGTGATCTCTAATTCTTCCATACTTACAAATGATGCAGACTCCCAGCCAGAAGCTGCTTCAAA ATCACGTTATGAGATCACCTTGGAAGAAGTCGATGATGTGGGAGTTGCAACACGTGCCAAGAATGTAAATGACACCACACACATCTCTGTAGTAGCTGTAGATGACTTAGCAGAAGCAGCAGAGTTGCCAAAACAGACGCCAACCAAGGCACAGGAGGCACCTACCTGGCCCGTGTCAGAGCAACAGACAAATACCACCAGCAAGTTGCCAAGTCAGAATGAAAATGACAACCATGGACATCTTGAGACTTCTTCTAACATCTCCAATATGTCTAATCTCAGTGCAGGAACTCCATCAACTGGTCGATCTGTCAGTTCAGCTGAAGAAGAAAACAGACCCACTATGTCACTCCTGATTGAAGGAACCACTGTAGGGGCAACAGATGTGGATGATGATGTGTTTGATCATTCAGAACATAATGAATCAAaa acTCCAAAGGATAACCAAACTAGACCAGTGCTGATTAGAGAATCAACAGTAGAAAGTGAGGTTTCCATAGAATCAGGCTTCTCCACAGGTTCTACCCTTTCCACTCCAACGCACCAAAACATTCCTGCACGTAACAATACCACAGTGGCAGGATCTCCAGGTTTGAAGATTTTACCCAATGGTATAGGAAAGGACAACCATAAATTGTCAGAGAA GTCGGATTGGGATAATGTAAGCACAGCTAGCTCTGAGAAAGAGAACAAACcacgtgagagagaagaggagccaGCAGAGGAAGTGGTACTCCGGAGGCCACCAGCTGGAGATAAACAGGATGTTGCTCTTAAGCCTGTTGACAAGAATAGGGAAAACAGAGCTGCTCGAACCAAAGAGGAGAATGATTTAGTGGCACTTCGCAAGAAGACAAGGAAACGTACTAGGAAATTTGTGATTGATGGTGTAGTTGTCACAACCACCACCAGCAAG gtGATATATGGCGATGATGAAGATGGCACACTTTCATCGGGACACTTGGCAAGAAAACAGGAGCTGCGTGAACTGAAGATTCTGCAAAAGCAGGAGCAAAAACAGTTCCAGGAATTGGCGGTGAAGGCAAACTTTGCAAAGATTGAACAAGAGAAGAAGTTTGAAGCAGAGAAACAACAACTGCTTCGGGGATATGACACAGAAGTTGAAGCTTTGAATAGACAGCAAAAACAACAG GTGGAGAAGGCAGAAGCCCAGCAGGAGATCGAACTGAAGAATGCCAGCAAAAAGATAAGGGCTGAACAAGAGCGAGAGCTTAAGGCTTTCAGGGAATCACTAAAGACTGAGTTGAAGCTCCTAAAGCAAGAAATTGACCTGCTTCCCAAA gACAAGCGCAAAGAAGCCTTCAAAACTCGTAAAGAACGATTAGATCatgaacagagtgagagagagaaaactttccTTGAACGACTTAATGAAGCGCATGAG ATGTCACTGAAGAGACTAGGTGATGACCATCGTGAAAGGATTGCTCTCCTTGAGAGACAGTTCCTACAACAGAAACACCAGTTACTAAGATCTAGAGAGTCTGCACTTTGGGAGATGGAAGAGCGCCATCTCCATGAGAAACACCAACTTGCAAAAAGACAACTCAAGGATATTTTCTTCCTTCAGAGACATCAG ATGCTTTTGAGGCACGAAAAGGAATTGGAACAAGTTAAACGAGTCAAccagcagaaggaagaagaactgATTAAGAGGCAGCAG ATTGAAAAGAGGCAGTTACCAAAGCGCATCCGTCAGGAGATGAAAGCTCGTGAGCTGATGTTCCGTGAAAGCATGAGAATAAGCACCACTCATCTTCCAGACTCtcatgatgatgagaaagataagATCAGGaag TTCCAGGAGAATGAGAAACGAAGATATGAAGCTGAAAAACGCCGTGCAGAACAGAAGCACAAGCATAAGTTGGAAGAGCTTCAGGCAGCCTCAGAATATGCCATTAAAGAATTGGAACAACTACAAAATGAGAAGC GCAAAATGCTGATGGAGCATGAGACTTACAAGTTGAAATCTCAGGATGAGGAGTATCAGCGAGAAGtcagagagtggaaagagaatcTCAAGCCTCGCAAGCAG GGACTGGAGAAGGACTTTCATGCTGATTGGATCTTTGCACAGAGAACACATCTAGACTACCAG AAACTTGAAGAAGAATTTGAGAAGCAGTTAAATGAGCAGGAGCAGTTCTATGGAGCTTACTTATGCCGTGGATTAAGTGCCAGCGTTACCCCATCTCAGTCAACCTCTAGCCTTGCACGTTCAAATGCTTCATAA
- the Slik gene encoding STE20-like serine/threonine-protein kinase isoform X10 has translation MPLISKFKDIFKGGSSAKKKKLFHNVRLDNPEDFWDIVGELGDGAYGKVYKAIHKETKQYAALKQVVLEAEEDLETFMIEIDILSECKHENIVELLEAYHFDGKLWMYLEYCDGGAMDSIMVDLDRPLTEPQIAYVCKYLCRALVYIHSNKVIHRDLKAGNVLLTMDGGVKLADFGVSAKNKNTYDKRGTFIGTPYWLAPEVILCETFIDAKYDYKADVWSLGISLIEFAQMDPPNHEVSPVRVMLKIQKSEPPKLDYPSRYSKEFNDFIAKCLTKDPALRPSATELLKHPFIDREVDVKYIRDLLLEYKAEVVEEDVEEDADRTSRHSQDDSSQDYTFPIISANTTKDQETNNKERIEEEKPPSPRKEEKEVVPPVPGERRLSKGPAPSPPVTGSPASTPTSSASSTPSKKGPAPAVPASTISSKPRAPSPVDAPSDGLVADPVVSTPINTSKQVTSTPSGKGPAPKPAPICESPVPKEKPPPTVSMADIPDQKLVSEKAESQPIASPVVEEKKTVEEEKMEVDEKVHVEPHTQKPKKGSELDVVDNLSQKSSVSLIQEEQTVSKVVATVPKAASTITSEPDKVKVNDEKLSDTQQKANSAPLVHSTEIETFPTSPVVYSPIVPSVESQGNRQDTEKKDNSVSDSQVPQVASVPAPVSLSPEPAETIIASIGSEGTVIVRTPTPTPPEPTQSQPVKKESIVTYSGPAIVDEGLQEGGEQQPSVDMIDTISHTPPPLSPSLSEAEEQAVRILESAIESAVETASNRSSQDEGEEANVTLADKDEGVVEVQVITNDGHKLDESEVVISNSSILTNDADSQPEAASKSRYEITLEEVDDVGVATRAKNVNDTTHISVVAVDDLAEAAELPKQTPTKAQEAPTWPVSEQQTNTTSKLPSQNENDNHGHLETSSNISNMSNLSAGTPSTGRSVSSAEEENRPTMSLLIEGTTVGATDVDDDVFDHSEHNESKTPKDNQTRPVLIRESTVESEVSIESGFSTGSTLSTPTHQNIPARNNTTVAGSPGLKILPNGIGKDNHKLSEKSDWDNVSTASSEKENKPREREEEPAEEVVLRRPPAGDKQDVALKPVDKNRENRAARTKEENDLVALRKKTRKRTRKFVIDGVVVTTTTSKVIYGDDEDGTLSSGHLARKQELRELKILQKQEQKQFQELAVKANFAKIEQEKKFEAEKQQLLRGYDTEVEALNRQQKQQVEKAEAQQEIELKNASKKIRAEQERELKAFRESLKTELKLLKQEIDLLPKDKRKEAFKTRKERLDHEQSEREKTFLERLNEAHEMSLKRLGDDHRERIALLERQFLQQKHQLLRSRESALWEMEERHLHEKHQLAKRQLKDIFFLQRHQMLLRHEKELEQVKRVNQQKEEELIKRQQIEKRQLPKRIRQEMKARELMFRESMRISTTHLPDSHDDEKDKIRKFQENEKRRYEAEKRRAEQKHKHKLEELQAASEYAIKELEQLQNEKRKMLMEHETYKLKSQDEEYQREVREWKENLKPRKQKLEEEFEKQLNEQEQFYGAYLCRGLSASVTPSQSTSSLARSNAS, from the exons ATGCCACTCATCTCCAAATTCAAAGACATCTTCAAAGGTGGCTCATCTGCAAAGAAGAAAAAGCTCTTCCACAATGTGCGGCTTGATAACCCAGAAGACTTTTGGGATATTGTGGGAGAATTGGGAGATGGAGCCTATGGAAAAGTTTACAAG GCTATACACAAGGAGACAAAGCAGTATGCTGCCCTCAAGCAGGTGGTGCTGGAAGCAGAGGAAGACCTTGAAACATTCATGATTGAGATTGACATCCTCTCAGAATGCAAACATGAAAACATTGTTGAACTTCTTGAAGCTTATCATTTTGATGGGAAACTTTGG ATGTATCTTGAGTATTGTGATGGAGGTGCCATGGACTCCATTATGGTGGACCTGGATAGACCACTAACAGAACCTCAGATAGCTTATGTTTGTAAATATCTCTGTAGAGCActagtatacatacatagtaaTAAG GTGATCCATCGTGATTTGAAAGCGGGTAATGTGCTACTAACCATGGATGGCGGAGTGAAATTAG CTGATTTTGGAGTGTctgccaaaaacaaaaacacatatgaCAAAAGAGGGACATTTATTGGAACTCCTTACTGGCTAGCACCAGAAGTCATTCTTTGTGAAACTTTTATTGATGCCAAATATGATTACAAG GCTGATGTATGGTCACTTGGTATATCGTTAATAGAGTTTGCACAGATGGATCCGCCAAATCATGAAGTCTCACCCGTCCGTGTTATGCTCAAGATCCAGAAGTCTGAACCACCCAAACTAGACTATCCTTCCAG ATATTCCAAGGAGTTCAATGACTTCATTGCCAAGTGCCTTACAAAGGATCCAGCTCTTAGACCAAGTGCTACTGAACTTTTGAAG CACCCATTCATTGACAGAGAAGTGGATGTGAAGTATATTCGTGACCTGTTGTTAGAGTACAAAGCAGAGGTTGTTGAGGAAGATGTTGAGGAGGATGCAGAC CGCACTTCCCGGCATAGTCAAGATGATTCTAGTCAGGACTACACCTTCCCCATTATCTCTGCCAACACCA cTAAAGATCAGGAGACCAACAACAAGGAGAGGATTGAAGAAGAGAAACCTCCTAGCCcacggaaggaggaaaaggag GTGGTGCCACCAGTCCCAGGTGAGCGGCGGCTTTCTAAGGGGCCAGCTCCCTCTCCACCAGTTACCGGCAGTCCAGCCAGCACACCCACTTCTAGTGCTTCCTCTACACCCTCTAAGAAAGGCCCTGCACCAGCTGTCCCGGCTAGCACCATCTCCTCTAAACCTAGAGCTCCATCACCAGTGGATGCGCCTTCAGATGGCCTTGTAGCAGACCCTGTAGTTAGCACTCCCATCAACACCAGTAAACAGGTGACGAGCACACCCTCAGGGAAGGGCCCAGCACCCAAACCTGCGCCTATCTGTGAGAGTCCCGTTCCAAAGGAGAAACCTCCACCGACAGTGTCCATGGCAGACATTCCAGATCAGAAACTTGTAAGCGAGAAGGCTGAAAGTCAGCCCATTGCATCTCCTGTTgttgaagagaagaaaacagtcgaagaagaaaaaatggaagtagATGAGAAGGTCCATGTAGAACCACATACTCAAAAGCCAAAGAAGGGATCTGAGTTAGATGTTGTTGATAATTTATCACAGAAGAGTAGTGTATCATTAATCCAGGAGGAACAGACTGTTAGTAAGGTAGTAGCCACAGTCCCAAAAGCAGCTTCCACAATAACATCAGAGCCGGATAAAGTTAAAGTAAATGACGAAAAACTTAGCGACACCCAACAGAAAGCTAACTCAGCACCGTTAGTTCATAGCACAGAAATTGAAACATTCCCTACTTCACCTGTTGTGTACAGTCCAATAGTTCCTTCAGTAGAATCACAAGGCAATAGACAAGATACCGAGAAGAAAGACAACTCTGTAAGTGATTCCCAAGTTCCACAAGTAGCGTCAGTGCCAGCTCCTGTGTCGTTGTCCCCAGAGCCAGCCGAAACTATCATTGCCTCTATAGGCAGTGAAGGCACAGTAATTGTCcgcaccccaaccccaaccccgccAGAACCAACACAGAGCCAGccagtaaagaaagaaagcattGTTACGTACTCTG GTCCAGCCATTGTCGATGAAGGTTTACAGGAGGGAGGAGAACAACAGCCATCAGTTGATATGATAGATACAATTTCCCACACGCCgcctcctttgtctccttctctgtcaGAGGCAGAGGAACAAGCAGTGCGCATCCTTGAGTCTGCGATTGAAAGCGCCGTTGAAACTGCATCCAACAGGAGTTCacaggatgaaggagaggaagccaACGTGACCCTTGCAG ATAAAGATGAAGGTGTGGTGGAAGTTCAAGTTATCACTAATGATGGCCATAAGCTTGATGAAAGTGAAGTTGTGATCTCTAATTCTTCCATACTTACAAATGATGCAGACTCCCAGCCAGAAGCTGCTTCAAA ATCACGTTATGAGATCACCTTGGAAGAAGTCGATGATGTGGGAGTTGCAACACGTGCCAAGAATGTAAATGACACCACACACATCTCTGTAGTAGCTGTAGATGACTTAGCAGAAGCAGCAGAGTTGCCAAAACAGACGCCAACCAAGGCACAGGAGGCACCTACCTGGCCCGTGTCAGAGCAACAGACAAATACCACCAGCAAGTTGCCAAGTCAGAATGAAAATGACAACCATGGACATCTTGAGACTTCTTCTAACATCTCCAATATGTCTAATCTCAGTGCAGGAACTCCATCAACTGGTCGATCTGTCAGTTCAGCTGAAGAAGAAAACAGACCCACTATGTCACTCCTGATTGAAGGAACCACTGTAGGGGCAACAGATGTGGATGATGATGTGTTTGATCATTCAGAACATAATGAATCAAaa acTCCAAAGGATAACCAAACTAGACCAGTGCTGATTAGAGAATCAACAGTAGAAAGTGAGGTTTCCATAGAATCAGGCTTCTCCACAGGTTCTACCCTTTCCACTCCAACGCACCAAAACATTCCTGCACGTAACAATACCACAGTGGCAGGATCTCCAGGTTTGAAGATTTTACCCAATGGTATAGGAAAGGACAACCATAAATTGTCAGAGAA GTCGGATTGGGATAATGTAAGCACAGCTAGCTCTGAGAAAGAGAACAAACcacgtgagagagaagaggagccaGCAGAGGAAGTGGTACTCCGGAGGCCACCAGCTGGAGATAAACAGGATGTTGCTCTTAAGCCTGTTGACAAGAATAGGGAAAACAGAGCTGCTCGAACCAAAGAGGAGAATGATTTAGTGGCACTTCGCAAGAAGACAAGGAAACGTACTAGGAAATTTGTGATTGATGGTGTAGTTGTCACAACCACCACCAGCAAG gtGATATATGGCGATGATGAAGATGGCACACTTTCATCGGGACACTTGGCAAGAAAACAGGAGCTGCGTGAACTGAAGATTCTGCAAAAGCAGGAGCAAAAACAGTTCCAGGAATTGGCGGTGAAGGCAAACTTTGCAAAGATTGAACAAGAGAAGAAGTTTGAAGCAGAGAAACAACAACTGCTTCGGGGATATGACACAGAAGTTGAAGCTTTGAATAGACAGCAAAAACAACAG GTGGAGAAGGCAGAAGCCCAGCAGGAGATCGAACTGAAGAATGCCAGCAAAAAGATAAGGGCTGAACAAGAGCGAGAGCTTAAGGCTTTCAGGGAATCACTAAAGACTGAGTTGAAGCTCCTAAAGCAAGAAATTGACCTGCTTCCCAAA gACAAGCGCAAAGAAGCCTTCAAAACTCGTAAAGAACGATTAGATCatgaacagagtgagagagagaaaactttccTTGAACGACTTAATGAAGCGCATGAG ATGTCACTGAAGAGACTAGGTGATGACCATCGTGAAAGGATTGCTCTCCTTGAGAGACAGTTCCTACAACAGAAACACCAGTTACTAAGATCTAGAGAGTCTGCACTTTGGGAGATGGAAGAGCGCCATCTCCATGAGAAACACCAACTTGCAAAAAGACAACTCAAGGATATTTTCTTCCTTCAGAGACATCAG ATGCTTTTGAGGCACGAAAAGGAATTGGAACAAGTTAAACGAGTCAAccagcagaaggaagaagaactgATTAAGAGGCAGCAG ATTGAAAAGAGGCAGTTACCAAAGCGCATCCGTCAGGAGATGAAAGCTCGTGAGCTGATGTTCCGTGAAAGCATGAGAATAAGCACCACTCATCTTCCAGACTCtcatgatgatgagaaagataagATCAGGaag TTCCAGGAGAATGAGAAACGAAGATATGAAGCTGAAAAACGCCGTGCAGAACAGAAGCACAAGCATAAGTTGGAAGAGCTTCAGGCAGCCTCAGAATATGCCATTAAAGAATTGGAACAACTACAAAATGAGAAGC GCAAAATGCTGATGGAGCATGAGACTTACAAGTTGAAATCTCAGGATGAGGAGTATCAGCGAGAAGtcagagagtggaaagagaatcTCAAGCCTCGCAAGCAG AAACTTGAAGAAGAATTTGAGAAGCAGTTAAATGAGCAGGAGCAGTTCTATGGAGCTTACTTATGCCGTGGATTAAGTGCCAGCGTTACCCCATCTCAGTCAACCTCTAGCCTTGCACGTTCAAATGCTTCATAA